Proteins from a genomic interval of Polaribacter sejongensis:
- a CDS encoding enoyl-CoA hydratase/isomerase family protein produces the protein MKQIRLEIENKVGYIVINKPKANSYDLDFMTSLSEIIDEANRNNNVKIIAIKSELEKFFCAGADVKVFQQNSVAENKKMVIQANLVAYKISKSPKIVVALLDGHTLGGGLELALACDIRLASDGQYLIGLPEINLGLMPGNGGTQRLIRIVNQSKALEILISGEPIIAKQAFDIGLVNQLYAKENFKEQSKSYLEKLAKGPLLAMIAIKESVHKGIELSLEEGLKLETQLADGLYDTPDAQEGLKAFVEKRKAIFN, from the coding sequence ATGAAACAAATTAGACTAGAAATAGAAAACAAAGTTGGCTATATCGTTATTAACAAACCAAAAGCCAACAGTTACGACCTTGATTTTATGACCTCTTTATCAGAAATTATTGATGAAGCAAATCGTAATAACAATGTAAAAATAATAGCCATAAAAAGCGAATTAGAAAAGTTCTTTTGTGCAGGAGCAGATGTAAAGGTTTTTCAACAAAATTCTGTTGCTGAAAACAAAAAGATGGTTATACAAGCCAACTTGGTAGCCTACAAAATTTCTAAAAGCCCTAAAATAGTAGTTGCTTTATTAGATGGTCATACTTTAGGTGGTGGTTTAGAACTGGCATTAGCTTGCGATATTCGTTTGGCAAGTGATGGTCAATATTTAATAGGGTTACCAGAAATCAATTTAGGATTGATGCCAGGAAATGGTGGAACTCAAAGATTAATCAGAATTGTAAACCAAAGTAAAGCTTTAGAAATTTTAATTTCAGGAGAACCAATCATAGCAAAACAAGCTTTTGATATTGGATTGGTAAATCAATTATATGCTAAAGAAAATTTTAAAGAGCAATCTAAATCTTATTTAGAAAAATTAGCAAAAGGACCATTATTGGCAATGATAGCCATTAAAGAATCTGTTCATAAAGGAATAGAGCTCTCTCTTGAAGAAGGATTAAAATTAGAGACACAATTAGCAGATGGATTGTATGATACTCCAGATGCACAAGAAGGATTAAAAGCCTTCGTAGAAAAAAGAAAAGCAATCTTTAACTAA
- the aldA gene encoding aldehyde dehydrogenase has product METTVYRCYINGEWIEKSSGEKIDVENPANGEVFAEIYSSSLDEVQQALEAADKAQFAWQMLPAQERATYLYKIAEKLEERKEHFAKLLVMEQGKTLVEARYEVDDTIRYMTYSAEAGRRIQGAIFPSDQPNEQLTIHKVPYGVTVGLMAFNYPLALIGRKIGPALITGNTMVIKPSELTPITASEFCKIIDEVGLPKGVISMVVGYGHTVGAALVENPITRLISMTGSTRAGQAIYKGASQNVAGLVLELGGKAPFIVLEDADIDKAVEAAAISRYANCGQVCICNEMVFVDEKIADEFTEKLIKRVQKITVGNPMTDVNMGPSLSAAALKRIDEVVQKNIAQGAELVLGGKRPEGKEFEKGNWYEPTILTNVKPGDATVQEEMFGPVLPIVKIKGFEHAKELLNKRDDSLSAYLYTENHKLIMRSIQEFEIGTIFINKQIVGYIQGHHSGHKKAGIGGEDGVYGIEQYLQKRTIYMSYE; this is encoded by the coding sequence ATGGAAACAACAGTATACAGATGTTACATTAACGGAGAGTGGATTGAAAAAAGTTCAGGAGAAAAGATTGATGTAGAAAACCCAGCAAATGGAGAAGTATTTGCTGAAATTTACTCGAGTAGTTTAGACGAAGTACAACAAGCATTAGAAGCTGCTGATAAAGCGCAATTTGCTTGGCAAATGTTACCAGCTCAAGAGCGTGCAACTTATTTGTATAAAATTGCAGAGAAGTTAGAAGAAAGAAAAGAGCATTTTGCCAAGTTACTGGTAATGGAACAAGGAAAAACTCTTGTAGAAGCTCGTTACGAAGTTGATGATACTATAAGATATATGACGTATTCTGCTGAAGCAGGAAGACGTATACAAGGTGCTATTTTTCCTTCAGACCAACCTAACGAACAACTTACTATACACAAAGTTCCTTATGGAGTTACGGTAGGTTTAATGGCTTTTAATTATCCGTTAGCTTTAATTGGTAGGAAAATTGGTCCCGCTTTAATTACAGGAAATACAATGGTTATAAAACCATCTGAATTAACACCAATAACTGCATCTGAATTTTGTAAAATAATTGATGAAGTTGGCTTACCAAAAGGAGTTATTAGTATGGTTGTTGGTTATGGACATACTGTTGGTGCTGCATTAGTAGAAAATCCAATTACGAGGTTAATTTCTATGACTGGAAGTACAAGAGCAGGACAAGCTATTTACAAAGGTGCTTCGCAAAACGTAGCAGGATTAGTATTAGAATTAGGTGGAAAAGCGCCTTTTATAGTTTTAGAAGATGCTGATATTGACAAAGCTGTTGAAGCTGCTGCTATATCTCGTTATGCAAATTGCGGACAAGTATGTATTTGTAATGAAATGGTTTTTGTTGATGAAAAAATTGCAGACGAGTTTACAGAAAAATTAATAAAAAGAGTTCAAAAAATTACAGTAGGTAACCCAATGACAGATGTAAACATGGGACCAAGTTTAAGCGCTGCTGCCTTAAAAAGAATCGATGAAGTTGTTCAAAAAAACATAGCACAAGGAGCAGAATTAGTTTTAGGTGGTAAAAGACCAGAAGGTAAAGAATTTGAAAAAGGAAATTGGTATGAACCAACCATTTTAACAAATGTAAAACCAGGTGATGCAACCGTGCAAGAAGAAATGTTTGGACCGGTTTTACCAATTGTTAAAATTAAAGGTTTTGAACACGCTAAAGAATTATTAAATAAACGAGATGATAGTTTATCTGCTTATTTATATACAGAAAATCATAAATTAATAATGCGATCTATTCAAGAGTTTGAAATAGGAACCATTTTTATTAACAAACAAATTGTAGGCTACATTCAAGGGCATCATTCTGGTCATAAAAAAGCTGGTATTGGTGGTGAAGATGGAGTTTACGGTATCGAACAATATTTACAGAAACGAACAATTTACATGAGTTACGAATAA
- a CDS encoding ABC transporter substrate-binding protein has product MKQLKGITWNHSRGFTSIVAAAQRFTELNPDVEIVWEKRSLQAFADEPINELAKRYDFLIIDHPWTGFAARTEVILPLNKFLSDEYLKDLAVNTVGKSHESYSIKGKQWALAIDAATPVAASRPDLFEKLNLKFPETFDDLIELSKTGMVAIPGIPQDTLMSFYMICSTLGEDVCTSDKEVISEKTGIKALQILRALGKNIKKENYDWNPIKVYEAMTLTDDYLYSPFAYGYTNYSREGYARKHLKFHDMVAIDNQKLITTLGGTGLAISANTEHPEIAGKFVEYVGSEATQKGVFFDNGGQPGHRQAWLDKRANDLTDNFFKDTLPALDRAFLRPRYHGHMYFQDRAGAPIREYMMNGGDEQQLLKDLNELYLKSLKE; this is encoded by the coding sequence ATGAAACAATTAAAAGGAATAACTTGGAATCACAGTAGAGGATTTACATCAATTGTAGCCGCTGCCCAACGTTTTACAGAATTAAACCCAGATGTTGAAATCGTTTGGGAGAAAAGATCATTGCAAGCATTTGCAGATGAACCAATTAATGAATTAGCAAAACGCTACGATTTTTTAATTATTGACCATCCTTGGACTGGCTTTGCTGCTAGAACAGAAGTAATTTTACCATTAAATAAATTTTTATCAGATGAATACTTAAAAGACCTAGCAGTAAACACTGTTGGTAAATCTCATGAAAGTTATTCTATAAAAGGAAAACAATGGGCTTTAGCTATTGATGCTGCTACACCTGTTGCAGCGAGCAGACCAGATTTGTTCGAGAAATTAAATTTAAAATTTCCAGAAACTTTTGATGATTTAATAGAATTGTCAAAAACAGGAATGGTTGCAATTCCAGGGATTCCACAAGATACTTTAATGAGTTTCTATATGATTTGCTCTACACTTGGTGAAGATGTTTGTACTTCTGATAAAGAAGTTATTTCAGAAAAAACTGGAATAAAAGCACTTCAAATATTAAGAGCTCTTGGTAAAAATATCAAAAAGGAAAATTACGACTGGAATCCTATTAAAGTATATGAAGCAATGACTTTAACAGACGATTATCTTTATAGTCCTTTTGCATATGGTTACACTAATTATTCTCGTGAAGGCTATGCTAGAAAGCATTTAAAGTTTCATGATATGGTTGCAATTGATAATCAAAAATTAATAACAACTTTAGGAGGTACTGGATTAGCTATTTCTGCAAATACTGAGCATCCCGAAATTGCTGGTAAATTTGTAGAATATGTAGGTTCAGAAGCAACTCAAAAAGGTGTGTTTTTTGATAACGGAGGTCAACCAGGACATAGACAAGCTTGGTTAGATAAGCGTGCAAATGATTTAACAGATAATTTCTTTAAAGATACTTTACCAGCGTTAGATAGAGCTTTTTTACGCCCAAGATATCATGGTCATATGTATTTTCAAGATAGAGCTGGTGCGCCAATTAGAGAGTATATGATGAATGGAGGAGATGAACAACAGCTATTAAAAGATTTAAATGAGTTGTATTTAAAATCATTAAAAGAATAA
- a CDS encoding CaiB/BaiF CoA transferase family protein, translating to MKPLEDILVIDLSQFLSAPSATLRLADLGARVIKVERPKTGDISRQLHVSNLKMNNESPLFIAVNRNKESFEADLKNEVDKQRVLKLIAKADVLVHNFRPGVVERLGFDYETIKKINPKIVYGNISGYGDEGPWKSKPGQDLLVQSLSGLTWLNGNDGSGPTPVGIAIADILSGSHLVQGILAALIKKGKTGIGTKISVSMLESIIDFQFESITTFYHDGGEPTVRPKSNSAHAYLGAPYGVYKTQNGYFALAMGSIPFIGELIGCNELAEYPEPASWFTKRDEIKTILANKLNTNTTEHWLSILEPADIWCANVMDWETLFNQDGFKALDMIQNVRMGDGYEYKTTRCPIKIDGEYFTSTLGSPSLGEHTDKISQEFLA from the coding sequence ATGAAACCATTAGAAGATATATTAGTTATAGATTTAAGTCAGTTTTTATCTGCACCTTCTGCTACTTTACGTTTAGCAGATTTGGGAGCAAGAGTTATTAAAGTAGAGCGCCCTAAAACTGGAGACATTAGTCGTCAATTACATGTTTCTAATCTAAAGATGAATAATGAATCTCCTTTATTTATAGCTGTTAATAGAAATAAAGAAAGTTTTGAAGCAGATTTAAAAAACGAAGTAGATAAACAACGTGTTTTAAAATTGATTGCAAAAGCAGATGTTTTAGTTCATAATTTTAGACCTGGTGTTGTAGAACGTTTGGGTTTTGATTATGAAACTATTAAAAAAATAAATCCAAAAATTGTTTATGGAAATATTTCAGGTTATGGAGATGAAGGTCCTTGGAAATCTAAACCCGGACAAGATTTACTTGTGCAATCATTATCTGGTTTAACCTGGTTAAATGGGAATGATGGAAGTGGCCCTACACCTGTAGGAATTGCTATTGCAGATATTTTATCTGGCTCTCATTTAGTACAAGGTATTTTGGCTGCTTTAATTAAAAAAGGCAAAACAGGTATCGGTACAAAAATTTCTGTAAGCATGTTAGAATCTATTATAGATTTTCAATTTGAATCTATTACCACGTTTTATCATGATGGAGGAGAACCAACTGTTCGTCCAAAGAGTAATAGTGCACATGCTTATTTAGGCGCTCCTTATGGTGTTTATAAAACACAAAACGGCTATTTCGCTTTAGCAATGGGCTCTATTCCTTTTATTGGAGAATTAATTGGTTGCAATGAATTAGCCGAGTATCCAGAACCAGCAAGTTGGTTTACAAAACGTGATGAAATAAAAACGATTTTAGCCAACAAATTAAACACCAATACTACAGAACATTGGCTTTCAATTTTAGAGCCAGCAGACATTTGGTGTGCTAATGTTATGGATTGGGAAACACTTTTTAATCAAGATGGATTTAAAGCGTTAGATATGATTCAGAATGTAAGAATGGGTGATGGATATGAGTATAAGACAACAAGGTGTCCAATAAAGATTGATGGTGAGTATTTTACATCAACCCTAGGATCTCCAAGTTTAGGTGAACATACAGATAAAATATCTCAAGAATTTTTAGCCTAA
- a CDS encoding CaiB/BaiF CoA transferase family protein encodes MKLPLEGILVLEFSQFMAGPSAGLRLADLGARVIKIERPGSGEAGRGIALKNLFLDGSSLVFHTVNRNKESYTANLKDADDLDRVKKLIEQADVMTHNFRPGVMEKIGLDYKTVQNINSKLVYASVTGYGTEGEWVKKPGQDLLIQAMSGFAKLTGDKDDNPTPVGAAVSDLITGTHLAHGILSSLLKRIKTNKGALVEVSLLESTLDLQFEVVTGYLSDNNQKPNRAKQGNAHAYLGAPYGVYQTKDGYLSLAMGSLTNLANILNISQLASYSDPNSWYEKRDEIMDVLRAFLIEKNTQDWLDILEPKGIWCSDVFDYKKLLNHEAYKVLEMDQKLPLISGEEIHTTRCPIRLNDERLFNKKAAPRVGQNTEAIIKEFNL; translated from the coding sequence ATGAAATTACCTTTAGAAGGCATTTTGGTATTAGAATTCTCTCAATTTATGGCTGGACCATCTGCAGGATTAAGATTAGCTGATTTAGGTGCAAGAGTTATCAAAATTGAAAGACCTGGTTCTGGTGAAGCAGGAAGAGGTATTGCTTTAAAAAACTTATTTTTAGATGGCAGTAGTTTGGTATTTCATACCGTAAATAGAAATAAAGAATCTTATACTGCCAATTTAAAAGATGCAGATGATTTAGATCGTGTTAAAAAATTAATAGAACAAGCTGATGTTATGACACATAATTTCCGTCCAGGAGTTATGGAGAAAATTGGCTTAGATTATAAAACGGTTCAGAATATAAACTCAAAATTAGTGTATGCATCTGTTACTGGTTATGGTACAGAAGGTGAATGGGTTAAAAAACCAGGTCAAGATTTATTAATTCAGGCGATGTCTGGTTTTGCAAAGTTAACAGGAGATAAAGATGATAATCCAACTCCTGTTGGTGCTGCTGTTTCCGATTTAATTACGGGAACACATTTGGCTCATGGAATTTTATCAAGTCTTTTAAAACGTATCAAAACGAATAAAGGGGCTTTAGTTGAAGTGAGTTTATTAGAATCTACTTTAGACCTTCAGTTTGAAGTTGTTACCGGCTATTTAAGTGATAATAATCAAAAACCAAATAGAGCTAAACAAGGAAATGCACATGCATATTTAGGCGCTCCTTATGGAGTTTATCAAACAAAAGATGGTTATTTATCTTTAGCAATGGGCTCTTTAACAAATTTAGCTAACATTCTTAACATTTCACAATTAGCATCTTATTCTGACCCCAATTCTTGGTATGAAAAACGAGATGAAATAATGGATGTTCTTCGTGCTTTTTTAATCGAAAAAAACACACAAGATTGGTTAGATATTTTAGAACCTAAAGGAATTTGGTGTTCTGATGTTTTCGATTATAAAAAACTCTTAAACCATGAGGCATATAAAGTATTAGAAATGGATCAAAAATTACCATTAATTTCTGGCGAAGAAATACACACAACACGTTGCCCAATAAGATTAAATGATGAAAGGCTTTTTAATAAAAAAGCAGCACCAAGAGTTGGACAAAATACAGAAGCAATTATTAAAGAATTTAATCTATAA